The following coding sequences are from one bacterium window:
- a CDS encoding tetratricopeptide repeat protein codes for MKSYRYTALLLAVAMLAFPMEAAAKKKITMPTSRAVYHNNQGVSFMNKDDYERAELEFKTAIELAPEYVEAYNNLGVVYRKTGRNSLAEAQFKKAIELDKKYAAAYAHLGAVYLAEGRIDDAIEAIKKGLKKDSTLADAHYNLGLAYLEKSKIDKQDYSPLAIDQFKIATELDASLTHVHAKLAEVYEQRGELELAGIRRRLALADKPESADQWLKTGELYLARNDLTKAQNALNKALEIEPESPRVHMSLGLYYMQATQPDLAVNEFKSVTALEPNNELAWYRLGTLYLNSGRLADATAALKETTRINPNFADASFNLGLTYLKQGKILDAQREWERTVVIAPNYARALYNLAKIHEQQGRTEEAGRMYCRFIATGAKEFAAETKIASDFVNANKIKCRN; via the coding sequence ATGAAATCATACAGATACACGGCTCTTCTCCTCGCCGTAGCGATGCTCGCTTTCCCCATGGAGGCCGCGGCCAAGAAGAAGATCACCATGCCTACCTCTCGCGCCGTGTATCACAACAACCAGGGCGTGAGCTTTATGAACAAGGACGACTACGAGCGCGCTGAGCTCGAGTTCAAGACCGCGATAGAGCTCGCGCCGGAATATGTGGAGGCGTACAACAACCTCGGCGTGGTCTATCGCAAGACGGGACGAAACAGTCTTGCAGAAGCGCAGTTCAAGAAGGCGATCGAACTCGATAAAAAATACGCCGCCGCATACGCGCACCTGGGCGCGGTGTATCTGGCCGAAGGAAGGATAGACGACGCGATCGAAGCGATAAAAAAGGGCCTCAAAAAAGACAGCACGCTCGCCGACGCGCATTACAATCTAGGCCTTGCGTATCTCGAGAAATCCAAGATCGACAAACAGGACTACAGCCCGCTCGCGATCGATCAGTTCAAGATAGCGACCGAGCTGGACGCCTCCCTCACGCACGTGCACGCCAAGCTCGCCGAGGTCTACGAACAACGCGGCGAGCTCGAACTCGCCGGCATCCGCCGCAGGCTGGCGCTGGCCGATAAGCCGGAGTCGGCCGACCAGTGGCTCAAGACGGGCGAGCTGTACCTGGCGCGCAACGACCTGACCAAGGCGCAGAACGCGCTGAACAAGGCCCTGGAGATCGAACCCGAATCGCCCAGGGTCCACATGTCGCTGGGCCTCTACTACATGCAGGCGACGCAGCCGGATCTCGCAGTCAACGAGTTCAAGAGCGTGACTGCGCTAGAGCCGAACAACGAGCTGGCCTGGTACAGGCTCGGCACGCTCTATCTCAATTCCGGCCGTCTTGCCGATGCGACCGCAGCGCTCAAAGAGACGACTCGCATCAACCCCAACTTCGCCGACGCCTCTTTCAATTTGGGCTTGACTTATCTCAAGCAGGGGAAAATTCTCGACGCGCAGCGCGAGTGGGAGCGCACCGTGGTCATAGCTCCGAACTACGCCAGAGCGCTCTACAACCTGGCCAAGATCCATGAACAGCAGGGGAGGACAGAGGAAGCGGGCCGGATGTACTGCAGATTCATCGCAACGGGCGCAAAGGAGTTCGCGGCGGAGACGAAGATCGCCTCAGACTTCGTGAACGCGAACAAAATCAAATGTCGCAACTGA
- a CDS encoding FHA domain-containing protein, with product MSQLIIQERGREEPLIHSCTEEEITVGRHDRNLIQLRGRGVSRFHAKIVSDGENHFIIDLKSGNGTFLNGMRLAPHEKNLLRPGDLITIDTFDLRFHGAEAESALTIDEEITGSDLLEVKLLKKVLTALDKEMVPSLEVLNGVAEGKKLHLTDETGEFTVGRDPECDFPINEYAISRRHAKVLKRWGGIAIRDLESKNGTFVNNRRVIEEYLHDGDRVAFGTIVCIFRNPQEINLAAMEEVAPKSRPAPISPQEIPGLEEEPEPAMQTEEEAETGSTEELPEEESEAVREWADLEKKRASHAAYPTPTPRIEKIKKLTPVEIGMIGLGVSVLLFAFITIVNLLSS from the coding sequence ATGTCGCAACTGATCATACAGGAAAGAGGCCGCGAAGAACCGCTGATACACTCCTGCACCGAGGAGGAGATCACCGTCGGCCGCCACGACCGCAACTTGATACAGCTGCGCGGCCGCGGCGTCTCCCGCTTCCACGCAAAGATCGTCTCCGACGGCGAGAACCACTTCATCATCGATCTCAAGAGCGGCAACGGCACGTTCCTCAACGGCATGAGGCTGGCGCCCCATGAGAAGAACCTGCTCAGGCCCGGCGATCTCATCACCATCGACACCTTCGACCTTCGTTTTCACGGCGCCGAAGCGGAAAGCGCTCTCACCATCGATGAGGAGATAACCGGCTCCGACCTCCTGGAGGTCAAGCTCCTCAAGAAGGTGCTGACCGCGCTGGACAAGGAGATGGTGCCGTCCCTCGAGGTGCTCAACGGCGTGGCCGAGGGCAAGAAACTCCATCTCACGGACGAGACGGGAGAATTCACGGTAGGCCGCGACCCGGAGTGCGACTTCCCGATAAACGAGTACGCGATATCGCGCCGCCACGCCAAGGTCCTGAAACGCTGGGGCGGCATAGCGATCCGCGACCTGGAGAGCAAGAACGGCACCTTCGTGAACAACCGCCGCGTGATCGAGGAGTATCTGCACGACGGCGACCGAGTGGCGTTCGGTACGATAGTCTGCATCTTCAGAAACCCGCAGGAGATAAACCTGGCCGCCATGGAGGAGGTCGCTCCGAAATCCAGACCCGCGCCGATCTCGCCACAGGAGATACCCGGCCTCGAGGAAGAGCCTGAGCCGGCGATGCAAACCGAAGAGGAAGCTGAAACCGGCTCCACAGAGGAGCTCCCTGAGGAGGAATCCGAAGCGGTCAGGGAATGGGCCGATCTGGAGAAAAAACGAGCCTCCCATGCCGCTTATCCCACGCCCACGCCCAGGATCGAAAAGATAAAGAAGCTCACGCCAGTGGAGATAGGCATGATCGGCCTCGGAGTTTCAGTCCTGCTCTTCGCGTTCATAACCATAGTCAACCTGCTGTCATCCTGA